ATCTTCTCCACGCTTCTCACCAACGGTCCAACCGCGTACACCTCCCCCTTCGTAAACCGTCCCAAAACCCCATCCTCTCTCAGCGCCTTCGTCGCGGCAGGCTCCAGATCTTGCCACGTGTTCATCAGAATTCCATCAGCGGCTACGATCTCCTTTGCCGCTCTAAGGTGACCCTCGTACATGATCCCTCCCGGAGATGAAAACGATTCAAGCGTGTCCTCGAACCGGACCGGCGTGCAGCCGGGAATCGAAAGCGGTTGGCGGCTTTCGGCGTGTGTTTCTATAACTTTCTTGTTGGTATCCGAAAAATAAACTGTAACCGCAGAGAACCAGGCGCTGGTGGCGAAGTAAACGTAGGTTAGCATGCCGAGGTCACGTGCTATGGGCAAAGCTGGAAGACCGAAGATGTCAACGATGAGAGCTGAAGGAGGAGGAAAGTTGTTGATGGATGTGATGGAGGAGCTTAGAAATGGAAGAGACTCGACTATGGTTAACCCGATTCGTAGTTCTACGGGAGCATTGGGTGGTAGTTTGTCGGAGACATCGATGGGAGGAACATGGACAATGTTGAGGGAACTAAGGTTGGATGTTTGTCGGAGAATCTGAGAGGTTGTGGTTGCGGAATCGGTGGTGACGACGAAGATGGTGACGTGGAAGGAGTGGTGTGTGAGGAGGCGCTTCCCTAGCTCCACCATCGGAATTATGTGTCCCATGCCGGGACTTGCCAGAAGAACTGCATGTGGCTTTGATGCTGTCATCTCTCTTACGATCGATTCAAGGTTCCTCAGTTTCACCTCTGGTATCTTTCTTCTTCGTCTTTTAATTCTCATAAGAgattatttatatacataatacTGCAGTATACTCATTCaacaagttttcattttttaagtttatacaAGACTTTaggaaattatataaatgaaccCTTCTAAATATGATAATGGTATTCTTGAGACATtggtcaaataaaaatattataaatattacttCTTTAATGAAATATTGTTCTTGTTTCATTTCTATTTCCCTTACACAAAAGTACAAAcctaagttaaatatatttttctccttttatcTTTAGAAAAGTTATCTAATGATAAACTTCTAGAGATAAATTTTTGACAGAATTGAAGTTTTCAAAACCGGATAATACCTTATAATGTAATGATTCATCCTACTGATAGGGACGAAAATTATCTTAATTCTCGACTTAGGACACCTAATAGTTCTACATTGTTTAGGAGTTAAGGTCAAGGATCATTTAAatatctctttttctttaaatccTTTAAAGTGCTTTTTAACGACAAAATCTCAAAAGCAAACTCAAAAGCGAACAAATCTCATAAGTACATCGATAGACTCTAACAATGTCTCAACGAATTTGGAATTTCGAAACATCTTAAATGCGTTCtaatatcaatttatatatataaaaaaggtttatatcttattcaatttttttgtaatgattttaCTAAACTGAATTTGTAaggttgaattaaatttaaagtattctTCTTAATACAATGTACTCTAAtagaagaaatttttttttcgaaTATATGAACGAtgaattcttttaaatttcctCTAAACACTATTAAAATAGCTTGAAACATGTAAGTCCAtgggtgtttttgttttttaagatgGATTTGAGAGAGAAGTTCAATTTTTCTATtggattttgttgttgttgtctttTGCTTACTAAGTATTAAAaacacattattttataactttaaaaaagaattaatatattttaaaacatcaatttGAAGAcatagaaaaataacataaaaaaagtcACTGAAGAATTTAAATTCTTGAGATAATGTGTTTAAGGGAGAAGAGAGTCGAGAGTGATAATATCTAGATTAAGACAAAAGTTATAAGAAATAAGAGATTTGAAATGAAATATCGAAGTTATTAAAAGTGATGTAATgaatttaatagattaaaaaaatgttttgattgataaacttaaatgattaataataataataataataataatattgatattattatttattttattattattatttatattgtaattattattatttattttatttacatctattatttaaaatcattataatttatatttgatcatttttattatgttatattattttattataaaaaataataaaaactaattacctaaaatataatatatgtataatgtTTACTTGATTTCTTCACAAGTTTTCGCATGAATGcagagaaaatttaaaacatcgCCTTGTTATATGTGCTTATTTACGTTGAAATTTGAACTTTCATTGCAAATTTTCGCTTGTTGTGTTTCTCTCGCTCGAAACAACACAAGTGTTAGTACACTCTTTTGGTGTATATGAATCATATTTCTTTTACATATACAAGATTTTTCTCTCACGCATCTTCACTTTTTTTACTATGGAAAAgatagataaaaattaaaatagtataattgaCAAATCatgtcaaaatatatatatatatatatatatatatatatatatatatatatatcttgtataagtataattaataaaatataataatttttttaataaatagtgtaaattactaaaattgcatatattaacttatattgctttaatactaatttaaccaaaagattaaactgatttaactaaattatcgtaatcttgaaaaaaaattattatgtgtCTCTATCATAAATaagtgataattttttttttcatattatcacaAGATTGGTGACAATTTAATATCTATAATTGACATATtgattcatatataaaattagcaataattatattaatttaatcaaaatattgttataattaattcatatacaaaaattaattaataattatactaaGTTAATCAAAatactatattaatttaattaaaagtctAAAATATGATATTGAAATAAAGGTGtacgtttttttttctttaccaaattactttttttaaattaattcgtTCTGAATGTGTGACCTCACAGACAGTTGACTTtcgaaattgaaaatatttaattcgaGCAAGGAGCAGGGAAATTAATGAATGAATCAATGAAGGCATTTATCAGCattgataattaataatgaacCGACCGTTGACTTTTTCttacaagaaaatttaataatttttcttatttcatatttacatttctctagtttaaaatatatttacatataatatataacatcccGATTGCATACTTACATCTTTACATTTCGTATTTACATTTCTCTCATTTAAAATGACATAATTACATTTCATAAATCTTCAGTCGAGATTGCGCTTATtcatacttttaattaattgcTTTTAAATccttgaataaaaatataataagcaCTCACGAATCCGTCCTTCCTAATTTATGGAAATATCAAAATCGGTTTTAATCTGTGAGTTAACTTGACTCATCATAGATTTGAGTGGGATTagattgagaaaattttaattttttaaaagtggattGAATTGATCTCGGTTCACTTAATCCACGAATTAAACGAGTTCAAGTCGGATTGAAGgtcacttaacccaccaacaatttttacaatttaaaaaaattgttatagttATTTATTACTTCTCATTATACagattcacaatttcatatttttaaatagtataaTGTGTTGttctataatatttaaatagtgtgaatatttgatttatttgtttgcaaagttatatatattgatattttagatactttaatatttaactacCGTCTTTATAATTATACTTCGATAATTAAGTAAATACTTTAATTCCactattacaaaaaaaaatgagttaattcACTcattataatgtaataaatatataaaataaattgaaaaaaaaatggtaagtgagtcaacccactaACTCATCAACCCGTGATGGGTCAGaccgggttacaaaatttctgccTTACTAGAAAAGTGAGCCAGGTTGAACTAACCCTTTTTTAGCTCAACCTGTGGTGAGCCGACCTCTGTGagacgggttggctcactttgacaccCCTGCCAATTCCATTGTATCAAttcaaaaagtaaatttaactaaataagttaaaacaatagtgttcaaattcaaacttttaACCAATACTTGAAGGATAAAGTCACCACCAACTATGACAactatttcttctaattaaatACACATGATTCATTTAAATTTctgacattaaaaataataaacattattcatcacatatataaattaatatacaacAATACTCTATTATCTGTAgttgtaataaataattgtcATAGACATCAAGTATTTCCATTAGTTGAGCATTAAGCTAAGTCATTTCTATCCAATGAAAACCCATAGTCTTTATCTCAAGAATTAGATATAAACGAGATTGAGTTAACGTCTTTGTCATCTTTACacaactaattttataaattcctcTACTAATGTGGCTTAGCTTTCGCTATTACTTCTACTACTACCAAATTTTGGTCTTTGGTGTCTTTAACATAATACACTACTTGGCTAGATCCTATTCATTAAACCTTCAACCATTTAACAAATAACTTAAACATCGAAAAACCCATGAATTTGGCCTATGATTGGAATAATGACTCAATTAGTCTTTTGTCACTTCCCCTTTTCAAAAATGGAAGTCAGGGAAAAATATGAGGTACATGTGTCTAAGCTATATAATAATATCCACAAAGGATGAATTAATTCTTACATATTGTTTGAACAACCGATATAAATGTTCTTTGATGTCTCTCTTGCACATTTATGTGAATTTCCTTTCTCCAATTCATGTTTGTGTAGTCTGATGATAAGTTACATTGTTATAATGAATTGTACATAGCCACGATAATATGcatgtatattttaataaaattaccaGCTCAATAAAGGGTGAGAGTTCGTTGCAGTTTTAGAGAACATAATTGTTGACTGGCTCTAATTCTACATCATTTaactcaatattttttttttcatgtagtGGTTTTCAAAGTTCAAGAACATGTTTTCACTTTGAATTCGTAATTtcttccatatatatatatatatatatatatatatatatatatatatatatatatatatatatatatatatatatgttgggTATTGgactcccttcctatgtggagaaaaggcccaaaatttgagaagcccatgtctcacttaaacctagtggagaggaggctataaaataaagagagaggcagaacaatagagtcagaatacattgaaagccctaacacatagagggagaggtagagggaaaattctgttcacgtttttcatagagctgtcgcagtaaattcggcgctgcggattcgttcaccgttggatcgggctgaaatttttacagcaggttcggaactcattgctcttcattctgaccggtcggatctttgatacgaggtttgagttgggagatattaatttcgcactgcagcagtgatttttagaggttttcctctcttgttcttctctatttgaaagctttgttgctttgttatttggttgggtgctggcactaatttgtgctattgattaagactcttttgtactcttgttgatcatagtgaagctatttctttggtctggacgactcgtggtttttacccttgatttgagggattttccacgttaaaaatcttggtgcctttatttgtgcttttggtgatttattattgctgctctttgattattgctcctcatagattcttgcaagttaggggaaattatatccactgcattctctggtatattgtttgttgttgttttccccatcagagtggcatcagagctcttggttgggctatatttacttgcttgaatgatggaggcaaatgcaaagatggttgctttgaatggtacaaattatcatttgtggaagggcaagatgaaagatttattatttgtcaagaaattgcatcttccggtctttgcTACACAGAAGCCATATTCTATGTCTGAAaaagaatgggactttgagcaccaacaggtatgtggttttattcggcaatatgttgaagataatgtttataatcatattgctaatgagacacatgccagagctttgtgggagaagattgagtctttgtatgcttctaagtcgggcaataataaattgtatttgttaaattacttgatgaatttgaggtacagggagaattcttctatttctgatcacttaaatgagtttcaagggctcctagatcaattgtcaggaatgggcataaagtttgatgacaaagttatgggattatggttgcttaatactctaccacagtcttgggaggtatttcgggtttcaattacaaactctgcctcgaatggtgttgtttcttttcagatggcaaaaagcggtgctcttaatgaagagatgagaaggaaggcacatggttcttcatctcagtctgagatgcttgttacagaagctagggggagaagtcagaaaaaggaacataaaggtggtagagagaagagtaggagcaagtccaagtcaagatacaagaatttagagtgccatttttgtcataaaactgggcacattcagaaatactgttttaagtggaaaaaggagaacaaagacaagaagggcaaacagagagagaatgatcatgatgatgatgatcgtgtcactactgctacagatggtgatcttgttcttcttcgtgactttgagtccgttaatcttgtatctgatgagagcatgtggattattgatagtggtgctacactgcatgttacacctaggaaggagttcttcacatcttacacttctggtgattttggagtgttgaagatgggtaatgatggtgagtctaaagtgattggtgttggtgatgtttgcctgcaaaccaacatgggagtgcagttgttgcttaaaggagtcaaacatgctccggatgtccattttaatttaatctctgtgcagttgcttgatgattgtggttatgacaatcactttggttctagtaaatggaagctcactaaaggtaacttggttatggccagaggggagaaacaatctaaattgtattggactaaagctttggttgctaaagacagtgtgaatgctatgtatatggaggcatctttgtggcaccggaggcttggtcatataagtgagaaagggcttaaccGCTTAactaaaaaggatgtgcttatgggattgagaaatgcagaattggagaaatgttctcattgcatggctggtaaacaaaccagagtatcttttaagaagcatccaccctcaaggaagtcagaattgcttgaattggtgcattctgacgtttgtggcccattaaaggtaaagtcatttagtggtgcactttactttgttacttttattgatgattattccaggaagctatgggtctatgctcttcagcggaaagatcaagtacttgaaaaattcaaggaatttcatgctatggttgagaggcaatcaggcaagaagctgaaatgcatccgtagtgataatggtggtgagtaccgtggaccttttgatgtttattgcaggcagcatggtattagacacgagaagactcctcctaaaactcctcagttgaatggtctagcggagaggatgaacaggaccttggttgaaagggttacatgtatgctttcagaagcaaagttgcctaagcacttttggggagaggcattgcttgcagctgtgcatgttattaatctcagtcccgcagttgctttgaatactgaggtgccagacaaaatttggtttggtaagaatgttaactatgatcatttgcgtgtctttggttgtagggcatttgttcatgttcctaaggataaaagatccaagttagataaaaagacaaggcaatgtatctttattggctatggtgaggatgaatttggctacaggttttatgatcctgttgagaagaagcttgttagaagccgtgatgtacaattcatggaagaccagaccattgaagacattgataaggtggaaaagaccacacccgagaaagacaataatctcactgatggtaatccgatgaggttgcccgctcacaatttggaaaatgttgaaacggaagctcaagacaatgagcaacatggtgatgttgatgatcaacaggttggaagtggagtagaggttccaattgatgatgctcaagaggaacatgatgatgatgatcttggtgatatacctgaatcacctcaagtccaactcaggaggtctaatagacaggaacaaccttctacaaggtattcttgtgatgagtacataacattaactgacggtggagaacctgagtgttttgaagaggcaaagttcattgctattactgaagcatgcaaggagttattatggttgaagaaattcttgcaggagcttggttttaggcaagataactattcattgttcgttgatagccaaagtgctatccatcttggtaagaatccaacctttcattctagatccaaacatattgatgtgaggtatcattggatacgtgatgctttggatgctaagttgttggagttggaaaaagttcatacagatgataatggtgctgatatgatgactaaagcattgccaagaggaaagtttgaagtttgttgtgagatcgccggtttggcggttatctccacatagttgtgagggggagatttgttgggtattgggctcccttcctatgtggagaaaaggcccaaaatttgagaagcccatgtctcacttaaacctagtggagaggagactataaaataaagagagaggcagaacaatagagtcagaatacactgaaagccctaacacatagagggagaggtagaggggaaattctgttcacgtttttcatagagctgttgCAGTAAATTCGgtgctgcggattcgttcaccgttggatcgggctgaaatttttacagcaggttcggaactcattgctcttcattctgaccggtcggatctttgatacgaggtctgagttgggagatattaatttcgcactgcagcagtgatttttagaggttttcctctcttgttcttctctatttgaaagctttgttgctttgttatttggttgggtgctggcactaatttgtgctattgattaagactcttttgtactcttgttgatcatagtgaagctatttctttggtctggacgactcgtggtttttacccttgatttgagggattttccacgttaaaaatcttggtgcctttatttgtgcttttggtgatttattattgctgctctttgattattgctcctcatagattcttgcaagttaggggaaattatatccgctgcattctctggtatattgtttgttgttgttttccctatcaatatatatatatatatatatatatatatatatatatataatattgtctCAACTCCATGCAAATATCTCGAATAAAATTGCACACACTCTTGTGTAATATACGATTAAATTATACATCATGTTGGAACAATATTGCTTCTTACATTTGATTTGATCTACGAAGGTAGTTTTCCATCCAATAATATTGCACTTAAGTTGCAATCTTCGCCTCATGTACTAAATAAGAATGTAAATGGACCATATGTCATAAAACTACATATTTTTCTAACAAGTATAAAGTTTCTAAACACAATGTTTTAGaccataaatatttaaaataaagacttAGTTCAGTTAGGGTCTCACAAACATCCTTTCGAAGAACACAACGAATTTCACAAGGAAAAGACCTATGTAGAAATACATGACAATCATTACATTTCATTCAATATATTTGTCCACCTTTCCTACCTTGGACATTTCTCTATACATCGAGAAATATTCGGTAAACAATCATTTGGAATCTCTAAAACCACTAGAAATTTATAATGCATCTTTTTTTATGAGGGAATGTATACTATACATACGAAAATGTGTActatctttgtttttttaattattatcgcTTTATGTTTTAGAAATATACTATCAGAGTGGCGCAGCGGAAGTCTGGTGGGCCCATAACCCATAGGTCCCAGGATTGAAACCTGGCTCTGATAATAAGTGGcttccaataatttttttttttgcatttaatgatttaaaaggGTTTAgcaaaaaatgatcaaattgaacaaaacttgttgaaaattgggaccaaaaaggtattttaacctttttttaattaaatgatgtTATCTTTTGTCTAATTTTCAAGATCAATCAATGTTCTTACTAGGTCAATACATTATTTCTTCGACATAGACACAACAAGGTAGTtagaattaaatgaaaaaaaaggataatacgccttattttctaatttattcaattagtacatttcatatttcatatttagagatgtcaaaatgggttccAATCCGTGAGCCAACCTGACTTACCatgggttcgagccgggttagGTTGAGAAAATTTTACTGTTTTCGAAAGTGGGTTAAATTGAACCCAACTCACTTAACTcacgggttgaaggtgggttgacccacttaacccactaatatttttttacaatttaaaaaaaattataattatttactatttctcATTATGCaggttcaaaatttcaaattttaaaatactataatgttgttatataatatttgaatagtttgagtgtttgatttatttgtttgtgaagttatatatgttgatactttaatctttaactattgTCTTCA
This portion of the Vigna unguiculata cultivar IT97K-499-35 chromosome 6, ASM411807v1, whole genome shotgun sequence genome encodes:
- the LOC114188657 gene encoding UDP-glycosyltransferase 72E1-like, which translates into the protein MRIKRRRRKIPEVKLRNLESIVREMTASKPHAVLLASPGMGHIIPMVELGKRLLTHHSFHVTIFVVTTDSATTTSQILRQTSNLSSLNIVHVPPIDVSDKLPPNAPVELRIGLTIVESLPFLSSSITSINNFPPPSALIVDIFGLPALPIARDLGMLTYVYFATSAWFSAVTVYFSDTNKKVIETHAESRQPLSIPGCTPVRFEDTLESFSSPGGIMYEGHLRAAKEIVAADGILMNTWQDLEPAATKALREDGVLGRFTKGEVYAVGPLVRSVEKIPEGGKKGGVLQWLDEQPAESVIYVSFGSGGTMSANQMREVALGLELSRQRFVWVVRPPREGDASGAFFNVASGVDAAMSYLPEGFVERTEGVGVVVPMWAPQAEILEHPATGGFVTHCGWNSVLESVENGVPMVAWPLYAEQKMNAFMLSEELGVAVRVAEEGGGVVGREQVAEVVRRVMVEEEGAAMRNKVKELKLSGEKALCMFGSSHHSLSEMRKECEIHVQASSSSSSSSSTSSPS